In Brachypodium distachyon strain Bd21 chromosome 5, Brachypodium_distachyon_v3.0, whole genome shotgun sequence, the genomic window AAAAATAACTTCCTTGAATCAGAATCACCACGTGGTTTGATCTCGTAGACAAGATTCCACTGGGATGAGCAACATGATTTTGCTACATCAACTTTACGTGTAGTGGTCATTATACTACTGCCACAGCTATTCTTGGCAAATGCACATTCCAAAATTCTCCATGTTGGTATATCCCATAAATCATCAATTATGATAAAATACCTACAAAAAAATGGACTTTTGAGTGGATTTGCATAGACCTTGTCCTGGTTTTAATTCTGAGCTTCGTTCTGAAAAACCccagaaaacaaaacatgcatgcagcattCAAGCATTCTCAATACAAATACATAGACGGATCCTCACATATACATACATCAATACATGTCAGGGTGCATCAGCATGTCTTCTCGAACATAAATAAAAGCAAACCACACATAAAAGGACAAAAATTAAATTAAGAACTGAAACCAAGTTCCAAATAATCAATCAGGAACAGAATCAATGAATGACTACGAACATGTATCTAGAAATTCGGATTTTCAGTTATGCTTCAAATAAATCTAATTTGCAACAAATTCTCTCATCATTATATGGTATATTTGCAGGGTCTGGGTTTATTTATTTGTATCGAGTTGATGCAATAAAGTTGCCCATTATAGAAAATATAGTATATGGTTTAGGTTAAATGTCAGCTTATGCTTTCACTTGTTGATATGATATACGGTATATGCATGGTATAGATTATTTATCAGCTTATACTTGTGTATGATTTGAAAACCATAAGTAAGGTAAAGACTCTATGTCTGATACGAAGTTTCGGACTTGGGAAGAAACAGAAAATATAGTATATGGTTGAGGTTAACTGTCAGCTTATGCTTTCACTTGTTGACATGATTAACAGCTTGATATGGTATATGCATACATGGTTTATATTATTTATCAGCTTATACTTTCACTAATCCACCTGATTAACAACTTGTGTATGATTTGAAAACCATAAGGTAAAGACTTATGTCTGATTTGAAGTTTCGGAATTGGAAAGAAACTGTACACGTTTGATTAGGTACATCAACAGTATGGTCATTATTACACATGCATACAGATACCAACTAGCTAAATGTCCCATGAGCTGCCAGACTTCACAAACAAATCCATGTTTTGCAGCATGTCAATAATTTCATTTAGACTAACTATCCTTTCCATTCTTACATTTTTataaatatattaaattgaatCTGCCTTTTGCATTAGCAAATTAAGGAAATGTTTGCCTGGTTTATTGAGAGTAGCCCAAGaggttgtttgatttgttaaGAAAATGAAGGAACTAAATACCAGAAAGTGTAAACCTACCATATCTAAAGATTATGCAAAGCAAAATGCCGAAAGATTATGAAAATAGTTATTTTATCAAGGCACTTAACCATGACCAACGGCATTTGGACTAAGATTTCTGTGAATTATTCTTTAAAATCTTATGTAAGCACTGGTTATAGTACTCCATACCTTTTATCTTTTAGGAAATCTCTGATTTGGTCAATGATGTGTTGTGGATCCTGTGTTCCAGCATGAGCATAGTCTTGGTTGCAGAGTTGAGATAATATAGAATTCAAGATCTTCATCATATCAGGACTTCGTGAAATTGACACAAAAGCCCGACATTCAAAGTTTGCTCCAAGATTGTCATAGACCTGTTTGGCAAGAGTTGTCTTTCCTAAACCCCCATATCCAACAATAGAGACAGCTTTAAGTCGATGTGCTGATTCACCCTCCTTGTCACACAACCACTTCGCAAGCTCATCTCTCGGGCCATCAATGCCAACAAGTTCTGATCCATTTTTATAGACCGCGCAAAGTTGAGGGTCAACCTTTCTATTTATAGTTCTAGAGGACTCATCGATCTTGTACCTTTAGTTGCAGGGCAAGAAATTAGATACAAGAAGGGCAGGTAAGTGACAAAATTTGATGGCATAGGGTATGTGTCACTAACAATACAACAAGATCTTGAAATGCAAAGGCTGGGATACAAAATTTATCTATGTACCTACCTTGCGTGTCTCTCAGTGACCTCCTTGATTTGGCTTTTAATGTCTTTGACGTCCTTAGTGATTTTATGGCGTGTCTTGAGGTCAGCTATCTTTTTCATTGTTTTGCTAAATAGCTCCCTGAAGCCATCAGAGCCAACACTGGACTCATGGTCCACAAGCAGCATGAACTTGTCGATCTTGTCCTCGATGTCATATGACAGCTCCCGCACAGCATCCGCACGAAGCTTGGCTTGGCGGTCAGGTTCCTGCACATCTGCCATATCAAGGaggaatgcatgcatggcctcGAGCTCACCCTTGAGGAATTTGATATCACCACAGACATTCTTGAGAAGCTTGTATTCATCTCTCAACATTGCAGCCAACTTTCTCAGGAGGGAACCCAGGGCACCTGTGGACGCGCCCACCAAAAGTTCTGCCATTGTTGCTCGCTCAGATTTCTCTGTTAGTTGGTGGTGTGGATGGAGAAATAGGGCATCATTTGTTCTATATAGTCGATCGAGTAAACAACTTCAGAAACATTTTCTGCTTCCACTGGGAGAGGCGATTAATAACTGTGAACACAGATTAAAGAAGTAGGTTGCCTTGTCAgccataaaaataaaaactgtCTGGTGCTGGCAGTTGTACATACCATCTAATAAAGGGTTATAGTCTCACAAATGGcaaggcactgtggtggtttTTAATTGGATGGTGGAACAAGCTAGGCTCCTTTTTATATTACATGCAACCCAGCCAAGATAACAGTTTGGCGTCTACCACTGCTAAACTGCTGCCTGAAGTTTTTAGAGACACAAAAGAGAACAAGTCTTCAGTGCACACGCATGCAGTGATGCAGAGATGACAACCTTATCACTTGACTTACTGTATTGGCAACTTGGAAAAATGATGTGCATACTCATGATTTGATATTACATGGTTTGATACATTCATGATGTACAATGCATAGTATATACACAACTGGCTTTTGTAGTTAACTGCTAAGAAACATCATGCAAGGTGCAGGATCCAGTTAACTTATCTTGATTGATAGTTCAGTAAGCAAAGGAAAATGAAGTCTACTGACCCGCACAGCATTTCCAACATAGCTTATTGCCAAACTAAGGAACTGACAAAGTCTATTGCTGTTGAATTGAGAGGCTCCAgagctgcaaaaaaaaaggagaagaaaattaCAGCTTGAGTGAACCTGGAACTTAAATGCTTGGACACTGACCAGACTTGGTTCATAGAATCTTTTAGATCTGGTCACTATATATCGCTCCAAACCACCAGTGTGGCGGTGTAGATTAGTGGAAGGTAAATTTTCCACCGTGAGAGGGAGGGAATAGGAAAGCAAGAAAGGGTGGCGAAATGTTGGTCAGTTATCATTCCTAGCTCGATCTAGTCATAAATGCCGGTGGTTATCCATGCCTGTTGAACTGAAGGTTGAAGCGAT contains:
- the LOC100829066 gene encoding putative disease resistance RPP13-like protein 3, which encodes MAELLVGASTGALGSLLRKLAAMLRDEYKLLKNVCGDIKFLKGELEAMHAFLLDMADVQEPDRQAKLRADAVRELSYDIEDKIDKFMLLVDHESSVGSDGFRELFSKTMKKIADLKTRHKITKDVKDIKSQIKEVTERHARYKIDESSRTINRKVDPQLCAVYKNGSELVGIDGPRDELAKWLCDKEGESAHRLKAVSIVGYGGLGKTTLAKQVYDNLGANFECRAFVSISRSPDMMKILNSILSQLCNQDYAHAGTQDPQHIIDQIRDFLKDKRYGRFTLSGI